From the Burkholderia ubonensis subsp. mesacidophila genome, the window CTCGAGGTCGGGCACGCCTGGGCTGCGCCGGTCGCGCTGGCGCTTCGCGTCGCCCGCCGGCGACCAGTCGTTGTCGAGCGGCAGCTCGATGCCGATGCTGAAGCCGCCGCGCGTCAGTTTGTCGAGGGGAGTGGACATGGTCGGGACGATCCGTTTCAGCGCGCGCGCAGGCTGCCCTCGAGCCGATAGAAGTCGAGCGACGGCGCGGTGAAGAACGAGCGCGACGTGCCGGCGGCGAAGTCGTCGATGTGCACGACGGTCGCGCGGTCGGCTTCCTGCCACGAGATCGCGTAGATCTCGCCGGCGACGTGCTGCCACGTATAGGCGACTTCGCCTTTCGCGCCGGTGAAATCGCCTTCGGTGATTTCGTAGCGCATGTGGACGCCGTCGTCGGCGTACGCGTTGATCGCGGTGAGCCCCGCGTAGCGGACTTCGAAGGTCTTGCCGGCAAACGGCGGAAGTTGGGTCGGTGCGTTCATGGTGGTGATCTCCTGCGGGTAGCGAAAAGGTTCAGTGAGCGAGTTCGGCGGCTTCGGCGGGCTCGGCGGTGCGCTCGGGCAAGCCCGCGCGCTGGTCGAGACGGCCGCTCAGCGCGGTGAGCGCGAACGCGCCGAGCGTGACGACCGCGGCGATCCACGGCGTATGGCCGAGGCCGGCGTGCGCGACGATCAGGCCGCCGAGCGACGAGCCGCCCGCGACGCCCAGGTTGAAGGCGGCGATGTTGAAGCCCGACGCGACGTCGGCGGCGTCCGGCGCGAAATGGCGCGCCTGCTTGACGACGTAGACCTGCAGGCCCGGCACGTTGCCGAATGCGACCGCGCCCCATGCGAGCATCGTCAGCACGGCGAGCCACCTGACGTGAACCGTGAAGGTCAGCGCGAGCAGCACGACGGCGAGCAGCAGGAAGATCCGCTTGAGCGCCTTGACGGGGCCGACGCGATCCGCGAGCTTGCCGCCCCACACGTTGCCGAACGCGACCGACACGCCGTAGCCGACGAGCACGAGGCTGACCTGCGACGGCGTGAAGCCGGCGAGCTGCTCGAGCAGCGGGGCCATGTACGTGAACGCGATCAGCGAGCCGCCGTAGCCGACCGCCGTCATCGCGAACACGAGCAGGAGGCGCGGCTGCGCCAGCACGCGGAACTGCCGGGCGAGCGGCGCGGGTTCCGTTTGCGGCAGGCCGCGCGGCACGAACGCAACCGCGCCGAGGAACGCGACGAGGCCGAACAGCGCGACGATCAGGAACGTCGCGCGCCAGCCGAAGTGCTGGCCGATGAAGGTGCCGAGCGGAATGCCGGCGACGAATGCGACGGTCATCCCGCTGAACATCGTCGCGATCGCACTTGCGGCCTTGTCTTTCGGCACGAGCGTCGTCGCGATGATCGAGCCGACCGAGAAGAACACGCCGTGCGCGAGGCCCGTGAGGATGCGCGCGACGATCAGCGATTCGTAGCTGGGCGCCTGCCACGCGACGAGGTTGCCGACGGTGAACAGCGCCATCAGCCCGGCGAGCAGCGTCTTGCGCGGCAGGCGGCCCGTCAGCGCGGTGAGCAGCGGCGCGCCGATCGCGACGCTGAGTGCATACAGGCTGACGAGCAGGCCCGCGGAGGGCACGCTCACGCCGAGATCGGCGGCGATCGTCGGGATCAGCCCGACGATCACGAATTCGGTCGTGCCGATGGCGAATGCGCTGATCGTCAGCGCGAGTAGGGCAAGTGGCATGAAGGGCGCTCCGGGTTCCAGTAACGATGGAGCGCAGTGTGCCCGGTTTATTTTTGCGGAAAAACCGGTCGATTCGGCAAATTGTTTTGATTTGAAGTCAAGAATTGAAGGGCGCGCGCGCGGGGGGCCGATCCCTCTGCGGAATTGTCCCTCCCGGTTCAAAAGAGTTTTCGTGACGCGCCCCTTTCCCGCGTATCGCCGAGCGCCGATACTGGCCGGCCGTCGACAGCTCCCCGTGTCGGCGATGGAGCGACACATGAAGATATTCATTACAGGCGTCACGGGCTATATCGGCGGATCGATCGCCGCGCGGCTGGTCGCGGACGGCCATGCGGTCTCGGGCCTCGTGCGCGATTACGAGAAGGCGGCGACGCTGGAGGCGGCCGGCATCACGCCGATCATCGGCGTGCTGGATGACGACGCGCTGCTGTATGCGACCGCGCGCAGCGTCGACGCCGTCATCAATGCGGCGAGCAGCGATCACGGCGGCGCCGTCGACGCGCTGATCGCCGGGCTGAGCGGATCGGGCAAGACGTTGCTGCACACGAGCGGAACCAGCGTCATCGCGGACGACGCGCAAGGCGAGCACGGCGCGGGCACGGTATTCGACGAGTCCACGCCGTTCGTGACGCCGCCGGAGAAAGCCGAGCGCCGCGCGATCGACCAGCGGGTGCGTTCGGCGGCGAAGCTGGCCGTGCGCTCGGCGGTCATCTGCAACAGCATGATCTACGGCGTCGGGCGCGGGATGCGGCGCGACAGCGCGCAGATTCCGCTGCTGGCCGCCAACGCGCTGGCATTCGGAGCGGTACGCGTGATCGGCAAGGGCCTGAACCGCTGGTCGAACGTCCACATCGACGACGTCGTCGAGCTTTACGTGCGCGCGCTGGAGGCTGCGCCCGGCGGTTCGTTCTATTTCGCGGAGAACGGCGAAGCGTCGCTGCACGAGATCGGCGCGGCGCTCGCCGAGCGGCTCGGCATGCCGTCCGTCGAGCGGTGGGATATCGCGGATGCGGCCGAGGTACTCGGCCATTCGCGCGCGCATTTCTCGCTGGCGTCGAATAGCCGCGTCAACGCGGATCGCGCGCGGCAGGAACTGGTGTGGACGCCGCGTCACGCGTCGGTCATCGACTGGATCCGCGACGAGATGCCCGTTCGGGCCTGAGTCTCTATTCGTCCGACGTTGCGCGGCCCGCGGGCACCGGGCCGTGATCGCCCGGCACTCTTGAAGCGAAATCAAAAATGATTCGCGCCGGCGCACGCTTATCAAAGCGGTGCCGCGGCTCTATCGTCTGGGCTCCGCAAACCCCGCAGAAGATTCCCCATGAAGACCACCCTCGACGAGATGCTCGCGTTCGTGACCATCGCGGATACCGGCTCGCTGACCGGCGCGGCCGACAAGCTCCATCAGCCGACCTCGGTGATGAGCCGGATCCTTCGCCGCCTGGAGGAAAAGCTCGACACGACGCTGATCCGGCGCACGACGCGCCGGCTGGAGCTGACCGAGGAGGGCAAGGTCTTTCTCGAGCGCGCCCGCGACATCATCGCGTCGGTCGAGCTGGCCGAGGAGCAGATCATCAGCCAGCGGGAGACGCCGGCCGGCCGGCTCAGGATCAACGCGGCGATGCCGTTCATGCAGCATGTGATCGCGCCGCTGATTTCCGGCTTCCGCGACGCCTATCCGGGGATCGAGGTCGAGCTGCATACGAGCGACGAAATCATCGACCTGCTCGAGCACCGCACCGACGTCGCGATACG encodes:
- a CDS encoding MFS transporter; protein product: MPLALLALTISAFAIGTTEFVIVGLIPTIAADLGVSVPSAGLLVSLYALSVAIGAPLLTALTGRLPRKTLLAGLMALFTVGNLVAWQAPSYESLIVARILTGLAHGVFFSVGSIIATTLVPKDKAASAIATMFSGMTVAFVAGIPLGTFIGQHFGWRATFLIVALFGLVAFLGAVAFVPRGLPQTEPAPLARQFRVLAQPRLLLVFAMTAVGYGGSLIAFTYMAPLLEQLAGFTPSQVSLVLVGYGVSVAFGNVWGGKLADRVGPVKALKRIFLLLAVVLLALTFTVHVRWLAVLTMLAWGAVAFGNVPGLQVYVVKQARHFAPDAADVASGFNIAAFNLGVAGGSSLGGLIVAHAGLGHTPWIAAVVTLGAFALTALSGRLDQRAGLPERTAEPAEAAELAH
- a CDS encoding NAD-dependent epimerase/dehydratase family protein yields the protein MKIFITGVTGYIGGSIAARLVADGHAVSGLVRDYEKAATLEAAGITPIIGVLDDDALLYATARSVDAVINAASSDHGGAVDALIAGLSGSGKTLLHTSGTSVIADDAQGEHGAGTVFDESTPFVTPPEKAERRAIDQRVRSAAKLAVRSAVICNSMIYGVGRGMRRDSAQIPLLAANALAFGAVRVIGKGLNRWSNVHIDDVVELYVRALEAAPGGSFYFAENGEASLHEIGAALAERLGMPSVERWDIADAAEVLGHSRAHFSLASNSRVNADRARQELVWTPRHASVIDWIRDEMPVRA
- a CDS encoding MoaF-related domain-containing protein; this translates as MNAPTQLPPFAGKTFEVRYAGLTAINAYADDGVHMRYEITEGDFTGAKGEVAYTWQHVAGEIYAISWQEADRATVVHIDDFAAGTSRSFFTAPSLDFYRLEGSLRAR